From one Triticum aestivum cultivar Chinese Spring chromosome 4B, IWGSC CS RefSeq v2.1, whole genome shotgun sequence genomic stretch:
- the LOC123089859 gene encoding protein LURP-one-related 8 produces the protein MNKTKVHPNVAAASPAVPAAAGEKGEAVSLTVWRRSLLFNGKGFTVFDTNGNLVFRVETYARGGSPREVVLMDAEGVALLTVRRKKLSLAEEWLVYDGDGDEPAPRRFTARRNRSLLRTKSLARLSPPRSLDGTGDVPGCRYDVEGSYAGRSLDMFACTSSASGGNQRRRVASVCRKEAAVGLDVFRLVVEPDLEPALAMAVVILLDQMNAS, from the exons ATGAACAAGACCAAGGTGCACCCCAACGTCGCAGCTGCTTCTCCGGCGGTACCAGCGGCGGCGGGGGAGAAGGGAGAGGCGGTGTCGCTCACCGTGTGGCGGCGGTCGCTGCTGTTCAACGGCAAGGGGTTCACGGTGTTCGACACCAACGGCAACCTCGTCTTCCGCGTCGAGACCTACGCCCGCGGCGGCTCGCCCCGCGAGGTCGTCCTCATGGACGCCGAGGGCGTCGCCCTCCTCACCGTCCGCCGCAAG AAGCTGAGTCTGGCGGAGGAGTGGCTCGtctacgacggcgacggcgacgagccgGCGCCAAGGCGGTTCACGGCGCGGCGGAACAGGAGCCTGCTCCGGACCAAGTCCCTCGCTCGCCTGTCGCCGCCGCGATCGTTGGACGGCACTGGGGATGTGCCTGGCTGCCGGTACGATGTGGAGGGCTCGTACGCCGGCCGCAGCCTCGACATGTTCGCCTGCACTTCCTCCGCCTCCGGCGGCAATCAGCGGCGGCGCGTGGCCTCGGTGTGCCGGAAGGAAGCCGCCGTCGGCCTGGACGTGTTCAGGCTGGTGGTGGAGCCAGACTTGGAGCCGGCGCTGGCCATGGCCGTGGTCATTCTCCTCGATCAGATGAACGCGTCCTGA